A single Branchiostoma floridae strain S238N-H82 chromosome 11, Bfl_VNyyK, whole genome shotgun sequence DNA region contains:
- the LOC118426048 gene encoding retinoschisin-like, giving the protein MEVYVTNDENAWLNQGGYVPLGVGLDPNDPGLVPKISDYALHASSRADDSLPRHARLNHGQGQQLGACWSPAEDLHTDQWLQIQHDRSYIVAGVITQGAYNLDRWVTSYKLAFRFRQDVPTWNIYTNSEGEEKVKSS; this is encoded by the exons ATGGAGGTGTACGTCAcaaatg ATGAAAACGCTTGGCTGAATCAAGGAGGGTACGTCCCTTTAGGCGTGGGACTTGATCCCAACGATCCTGGTCTGGTTCCGAAGATCTCAGACTACGCTCTGCACGCCTCCTCGCGCGCTGACGACTCCCTCCCGCGCCACGCCCGACTGAACCACGGGCAGGGCCAGCAGCTGGGGGCCTGCTGGTCTCCTGCTGAAGACCTGCACACGGACCAGTGGCTGCAG ATTCAGCATGACAGGTCGTACATAGTTGCCGGTGTCATCACCCAGGGAGCTTACAACCTGGACCgctgggtgacgtcatacaagcTGGCCTTCCGGTTCCGCCAGGATGTCCCGACCTGGAATATCTACACAAACAGCGAGGGGGAAGAAAAGGTTAAATCAAGTTAA
- the LOC118425339 gene encoding low-density lipoprotein receptor-related protein 2-like yields MTSAFAPPQSVMLACLVLLVCLLPIADASLILPDSEVECSSSTFKCTTTDTCVPSAYTCDGLRDCPDGSDENCTACPLPGFIKCVSHDVDSCIPPGYQCDGFSHCSDGTDENDCSVCPFPDDIKCGTTSVCIRTSYGCDNYIDCPDGSDEVDCQDPGCGTNFECGTGDCIDSRLQCDGFVDCPDGSEEQDCTFPTCPLGMIECEDGLPFPCIHDALMSTCGITDCHEASDETAMNCISAHSHVRGWDFRECLPQEFECEASSICVPLSRVCDSINDCGDNSDEGCGGRKHYNMLECVFGGFVCHSGMCVPTDRRCDGVEDCDDATDESGCECTSAEFQCTSSLLCVKPPQVCDGLAHCDDAADELLCKSCAYKGWECGSGECIDPSAVCDGDKDCSSGADEDNCYNATTAFQPFECGGRSVPYSRFCDGRSDCRNGQDEMNCRTRGWLERSTEWAIDATGSVRPEVGVYNVLDGEHYTSWYPVFPGPWYIIFDLVVPYTLSKISITNDGGDFDTHDVTAFNFQMSASSNPFAWEDVAVVTDVETTDTPQEFGGFSVTSRFWKLLVTETGNGDSNDWQPWLREVGFFGQRIVCDEDQFYCLDGTCLSLALHCDSKTDCSGGEDEERCAGICNSLQLECDSRCLPKYRACDGFQDCSDGRDEENCVTSGCASKQFLCSDGTCLMESQLCDRQTDCSEGEDEDDCGDVPPPGYRLGLASRYIPDAFITASSEYKSDFAPFQARHSPPSTTGYCWVPSPAEDQWLQVYFGKTTDVTGVVISGGGSNWDLGSWVTSFTLAFSMDGASWTPYEGISGSVQVKLLPLIEQEC; encoded by the exons ATGACATCTGCATTCGCTCCTCCACAGTCCGTCATGTTGGCCTGCTTGGTCCTCCTTGTGTGTCTGCTGCCCATTGCCGACGCCAGCTTGATTCTCCCTGACTCGGAGGTAGAGTGTTCGTCTTCTACTTTCAAATGTACTACGACCGACACCTGCGTCCCCTCGGCATACACTTGTGATGGCTTACGGGACTGTCCCGACGGCTCGGATGAAAACTGCACGGCGTGTCCCTTGCCCGGTTTTATAAAGTGCGTAAGCCACGACGTCGACTCTTGTATCCCTCCCGGATACCAGTGTGATGGCTTCTCTCATTGCTCGGACGGCACCGATGAAAACGATTGCTCGGTTTGCCCTTTTCCCGACGACATCAAGTGCGGGACTACGAGTGTTTGTATCCGCACCTCGTATGGTTGTGATAATTATATTGATTGCCCCGATGGTTCGGATGAAGTAGATTGTCAGGATCCGGGGTGTGGAACCAATTTTGAGTGTGGAACCGGTGACTGTATCGACTCTAGGCTGCAATGTGACGGGTTTGTTGACTGCCCCGACGGTTCGGAAGAGCAAGATTGCACATTCCCAACATGTCCGCTTGGCATGATCGAATGTGAGGACGGTTTACCTTTCCCCTGCATACATGACGCCCTCATGTCAACATGTGGCATAACTGACTGCCACGAAGCATCTGACGAGACTGCTATGAACTGCATCTCAGCGCACAGCCATGTAAGAGGCTGGGACTTCAGGGAATGTCTCCCCCAAGAGTTCGAATGCGAAGCATCATCCATCTGCGTTCCTTTGTCTCGGGTATGCGATAGCATCAATGACTGTGGTGACAACTCGGACGAGGGCTGCGGTGGTCGCAAACATTACAACATGCTGGAGTGCGTTTTCGGAGGGTTCGTGTGCCACAGTGGCATGTGCGTCCCGACAGACAGGCGCTGCGACGGTGTGGAGGACTGTGATGACGCGACGGACGAGAGTGGATGCG AGTGTACCAGTGCCGAGTTCCAATGTACTAGCAGCCTTCTGTGTGTAAAACCACCCCAAGTGTGCGATGGGCTCGCCCACTGTGACGACGCAGCAGACGAGCTACTGTGCA AGTCCTGTGCATATAAGGGTTGGGAGTGTGGCAGTGGGGAGTGCATTGACCCAAGTGCGGTGTGCGACGGAGACAAGGATTGCTCCTCCGGGGCGGATGAagacaactgttaca ATGCAACGACCGCATTCCAGCCATTTGAGTGTGGCGGGAGGAGCGTGCCCTACAGCCGCTTCTGCGACGGCCGGTCGGACTGCCGTAACGGGCAGGACGAGATGAACTGCCGAACTAgag GTTGGCTCGAAAGATCCACTGAATGGGCCATTGATGCAACAGGTTCGGTGCGGCCTGAAGTCGGTGTCTATAATGTTCTGGATGGTGAACACTACACCTCTTGGTACCCGGTTTTTCCAGGCCCATGGTACATCATATTCGATCTTGTCGTGCCCTACACGCTTTCCAAAATCAGCATCACCAACGACGGAGGGGATTTCGATACCCATGACGTTACAGCATTCAATTTCCAAATGTCGGCCAGCTCCAACCCTTTCGCCTGGGAGGATGTGGCGGTTGTGACAGATGTGGAGACAACCGACACACCGCAGGAGTTCGGGGGGTTCTCCGTCACCAGTCGATTCTGGAAATTGCTCGTCACTGAAACTGGCAACGGTGACAGTAACGATTGGCAACCCTGGTTAAGAGAAGTGGGATTTTTCGGACAACGGATAG TGTGCGATGAAGACCAGTTCTACTGCTTAGATGGGACCTGCTTGTCGCTGGCCTTACATTGTGACAGCAAAACTGACTGCAGTGGTGGCGAGGACGAAGAAAGATGTGCAG GCATCTGCAATAGTTTGCAGTTGGAGTGTGACAGCAGATGCCTGCCAAAATACCGCGCCTGTGATGGGTTTCAGGACTGTTCGGACGGAAGGGACGAGGAAAATTGCGTAACTAGTG GGTGCGCCAGTAAGCAGTTCCTGTGCTCGGACGGCACCTGCCTGATGGAGTCTCAGTTGTGTGACAGGCAGACGGATTGCAGTGAAGGGGAGGACGAAGATGACTGTGGGG ATGTCCCACCTCCAGGCTACCGCCTTGGTCTGGCGAGTCGGTACATCCCTGACGCCTTCATCACTGCCAGTTCCGAGTACAAGTCGGACTTTGCACCATTCCAGGCTCGCCACTCCCCGCCGTCTACAACAGGATATTGCTGGGTACCGAGTCCTGCAGAGGACCAATGGCTTCAG GTTTACTTTGGCAAGACGACTGACGTCACCGGCGTGGTCATCAGTGGAGGTGGTTCGAACTGGGACCTGGGCAGCTGGGTGACGTCATTTACCCTGGCCTTCAGTATGGACGGCGCTTCCTGGACGCCGTATGAAGGAATCAGCGGCAGCGTACAGGTAAAACTACTTCCCCTTATTGAACAAGAATGTTAG
- the LOC118425340 gene encoding suppressor of tumorigenicity 14 protein-like has protein sequence MDLNFNTGWKRAPEEGKWQLTFDLQTPKTLSRIRLFMPHETYPHVTVLVPTPAGQRWSVVKEVTDGQRTQGFLEMSEFLSTGQRWRMEFTSLTSQTEIYEIMFFEACSGLDRTVVCSDGDCDVYDVICDDIVDCDDGSDEANCDKEVCPNGIIITKTQVCDGRDDCGDNTDEEHCCERQHDWKNSCSNGTCIERESQCDRKADCTDGSDELFCSVSTCTNGALFHPATRCDGRDDCEDGSDEQNCSELSKKYQKCFKGIANMMH, from the exons ATGGACTTGAACTTCAACACAGGCTGGAAGCGTGCACCTGAGGAGGGCAAATGGCAGCTGACGTTTGACCTCCAGACACCGAAAACACTCTCCCGGATTCGTTTATTCATGCCGCACGAGACCTACCCGCACGTGACGGTTTTGGTTCCGACTCCGGCAGGACAACGATGGAGCGTTGTTAAAGAAGTTACCGACGGGCAACGAACACAAGGATTTTTAGAAATGAGTGAGTTTCTTTCCACTGGACAGCGCTGGCGCATGGAATTTACCTCTCTGACTTCTCAAACCGAAATCTACGAGATCATGTTTTTCGAGG CTTGTTCCGGATTGGACAGGACGGTCGTCTGCTCAGACGGAGACTGTGACgtgtatgacgtcatctgtgacgaCATAGTGGACTGTGACGATGGGAGTGATGAAGCCAATTGTG ATAAAGAGGTGTGCCCGAATGGAATCATCATCACCAAGACACAAGTATGTGACGGCAGAGATGACTGCGGAGACAACACAGACGAGGAACACTGCT GTGAGCGACAACACGACTGGAAAAACAGCTGTAGCAACGGAACTTGCATAGAACGAGAATCCCAATGTGATCGTAAAGCTGATTGTACGGATGGCAGTGACGAGCTTTTTTGCT CTGTCTCCACCTGTACGAACGGAGCTCTGTTTCACCCGGCTACGAGATGTGATGGTCGCGATGACTGTGAGGACGGCAGTGATGAGCAAAACTGCAGTGAGTTGTCCAAGAAGTATCAAAAGTGCTTTAAGGGCATAGCAAATATGATGCACTAA